DNA sequence from the Bacteroidales bacterium genome:
AAAATCAAGTTGATTGCGTGAAATTGTTGTCACTTGAGATATCCACTCCCCAGTTTCCCTATCTCGACTAGTACAGATTTTCCTAGTATCCTTTAAATAATGAGTTTGAACATCCATTAATATACAAAAAGGATATGTAAATTCATATGTTGAACCTCTACTTCCTGCACCAACTTCTGCTAATTTTACAATATTAAACTCTTCGTTCTTAGCATGAAGAGAAGAAACTAAACTAGTTAGATTTGGTAATCTAAATCGGTAAGTTATTTGTTTTTTACATGCTTTTGCTAATGAATTAGCTATTTCTCTTTCCGACAAATCATAACTTGACAAAAGATTTTGTGAAAAATCTTTTATGATACAAATAATATCACTCTTATTATATAATCTATTTTTTGAATAACTTGTCGAAGTAATACACTTATCCATTAGACTTGCAAATCTACGAGAGGAACCATCTGAAGCATAAATCAGCTGTTCCAAAGCGTCATGTTCTAAACCTCCATTTATTTCAATTATATCAGAAATTTTAGTTGGTTCAATCTTGTTAATTGATACTACTTTTAAGTAATTATTAACTAACTCAATACAATACTTTCGATAAGCTTCATAATCATCACTAGTTTTTACATTGTAATCAAGGTTAACAATAGAGCCAAACCTATCCTCATTTAGAATATCTGAAATATCATTAGGATAAACAGCTATTCTAGTAAAATAAGGACCACTATTTCTTATAGAATTCATCCAACGCAAAAAACCACTTTCAGAATCATGAAAGAATTCTCTAGGAAAAACAGGAGCAACTTCATCAATTAATAATAAAACATGAGTAAAATAGTTAGACATATTTTCCTTCAGTGCTACACCAAGCTTCCAGATAATACTTCCTTCCTGATTTGATAAGACTTTCAACTTTTGTTTGACACGAAATAAGGCATTTCTAAATTCTGCAGATTTTAATTCTTTATCTTTTATTTCTAAAGCAGATAAGGTCGATTCAAAAATTAATTTTTCAGCAGATTCAATTATTGTACTTATTGCACTTTTCCATTCAGAACTATGAATTAATGTGAAATTTACAAGTACGGGAAATGATTCACTAACTTTTTTGTCTTTTACATTGATATCAAATGTATAATTGCCAAATACATTTAAATATCTTAATAGCATTGTTTTGCCAGAACCTCTACTTCCTCTAATTATTGCATCACCTGTGGGTCTAACCGCACCCTTATTTCTACCCTCACTAGAAACAAACAACTGAATTATTTGATTTGTTGAGATTTTTTCTGCATTATTAAAAGTAAAGGGATTTCGTTTAATTTTGAATTTTTCAATTAAAGTCAAATCCTCCATACTATTAGAAGAAAATGTATCAAAATTAATGATGTAAGGCAAATCAAATACGCTTGGATTTAATTCAAGTGAATTATCCTCAGTCCAAGCTCCTAAACCCAGTTTGCCACGTTTATTAGGGCTATAAGCTCTCCAATATGATTCAAGTTTTTTATTATGCGAATCCAAAATGTGAATAGTATATTGATTTTGAATTCCATCAGTCCGTTGACTTCTATCAACTCCAGCAGACCCTGAACCGGAATATATAATAACTTTACCATCATGTTTAACCTCTTGACACCTATTTTCATGGATATGACCAGTAAATAATATGTTATAACCATTTTCAATTAAAATAGTCTCAATCTCGTAAGAATTATTAATAATTGAATTTGATTCCTTTCCATTTTGCTCTATCCTATGATGACATATACATATTTTTGTATAATCATCATTTCCATTGCCAAGTTTCCTAACAATACTATTAACAAGCTTCTCTGAATCTACATATCCACAATGATTTAAATGGTCTTCCTTTTCACAACTGTTTATGAACAAAAACTCAATTCCTAATCTATGATCAAAGAACCGATTATAAAACTCGGGACTTATCCTAGAGTATTTATTACATGTATTATATGCAAACTTATTATAATTACTATACTTCAGATTAACATCGCCAACATCTGATGATATCTCTGCTAATTTCCAATTAATATCATGATTCCCTGGTACACTTAAAACAGAGTCTTTGTCAATAGATATTTTTCGTGCTAAATTATTGATAACATTCTCAGCGTCTAAAAATTCATCTGCATGCGCAGTTTCAGTTATATCACCTGTTAACAAAATATAAATTGGCAAAAACTGAAATTTATCCGCCATAAAATTGATATCATTTGCAATCGATTCATAAATTTTAGAAGGATTTCCAAAACGATGTTTTGCTCCAAATTGCAAATCTGACAATTGAATAATTCCGTATCGTATCATATTTTACTTTTTATCAAGGTAGTGTTTTATTGCCTTGCGCATAACTTAATAGGGTTTTATCCCCTGTTTTCCATAACAAAATTAGCAAAAAACATGAATGCCCAAAATTGGAAAGATCCAATAATTGAAATCCTTATAATCAAATATAACTCTTTTTATAAATTATCATTGGGCTATACTTTAGAATTATAGAACAACCCATTGTCCTATTCTATAATTCACTTTTATATTATTTCTCCAGTTTGGATTGGGAATTATTGTAGCATCCAATTTTCTTGCTTCTCTGTGTCGTTATTTTAAATATTTACATATATTTACGAAACTAATCTTCAAGTATGAATCGTTGGCAGCTTAAATTTAAGATTAAAATTAACCGCACCTGCCTCTGCGTTCGCTAATTGGATATTATCCCAATATCCCTATTTTCAATATTTTAAATTTCATTTTTCATTATTGATGCCCGCTGTTAAGCATTTTAACAGTTTGGTTTTATACGATAATTCAATTATTACATTCTATAATCATCTAAAATAAACATAATATGACATTAGTTATCAATGGAGCAAACCTCAAGATTGAGGATGTTGTAAGAGTTGCTCGTTTCAACGAGAAGGTGGAGTTACACCCCGAGGCAGTTGCGAAAATTAATAAGTGCCGTGCAATGCTCGATAAAAAGATTGCTGCACACGAGATTATGTACGGTATTAATACTGGTATTGGTGAATTCTCCGAGATTGTTTTAAATGATGATCAGGTTCAGGATTTTCAAAAATATCTGGTTTATAACCATGCTGCAGGTATTGGAAATGCAATGCCATTGGATCATGTAAGGGGAGCAATGTTAGGTAGAATCAATGTTCATGCTCATGGGAACTCAGGTTGCCGCATTGAAATCACCCAAACATTGGTTGAAATGCTTAATAAAGGGGTTACCCCTTATGTTTGCGAAAAGGGTTCAGTGGGTGCTTGTGGCGATTTAGCTCCAATGTCGCAAATTGCGTTACTTTTAATGGGCGAAGGTCATGCTTTCTATAAAGGGGAAAAATTGGAGGGTAAAGAGGCTATGAAGCGCGCTGGCATAACTGTTCCAGGGCTTCATGCAAGGGATGGTCTTGCTGCTATTAATGGCTCAAATGTACTTACAGCCATGAGCGCATTGATGGTTTACGATACAAATCGATTACTTAAACATGCCGAGATTGCTTGCGCTATGTCGTTAGAGGCATTAAAGGCTAACCTAAAACCCTATCATCCAAAAATTCTTGAGGTAAGAGGATTCCCAGGTGGTATGCGTAGCGCAGCTGCAATCCGTAAGGTTACAAAGGGTGGCGATTTATCGGAAGGTAAGCTAAAAACCAAGGTACAGGATGCGTATTCAATGCGTTCGACCCCACAGGTTATTGGTGCTGCTCATGATGCGCTGAAATATGCCCGTGAACAGGTGGAAACCGAATTGAATGGTGTTGGCGATAACCCTATTTTCTTTGCTGATGAGAATCTTGCTCTATCAGGAGCAAATTTCCAAGGTTCACCAATCTCATTACCAATGGACTTAGTTGGTGCTGCTGTTACAATGGTTTGCGTTCTATCTGAGCGTAGGATGAACCGCCTGAATAATCCAGCATTAAGCGTTGGCTTACCTCCATTCCTAACCAAAGATCCTGGAATGTTCTCGGGTTTAATGCTAAGCCAATATACTGCTGATATGCAGATTGTAGAGCAAAGAATTCTTTGTATGCCAGCTTCAATCCAATCAATCCCTGCCGCTGCGGATCAGGAAGATTTTGTATCCATGGGTATGAATACTGCGCTTAAGAATTTCCAAATTCTTGATAACGCTTATGGTATTCTTGGTATTGAGTTTATGGCTGCTGCACAGGCACTCGATCTTCGTGGATTAATTGAAACACCTTACAAATACGGTATCGGAACTCAAAAGGCAAAGGATACTATTCGTAAACATGTGAAATTCCTCGATATAGACCGCCCTCTATACCCAGATCATAATGCGATGAAAGAGCTTGTAAAAACAGGTGAAATCCTAGAGGAAGTTGAAAAGGAGATTGGAAGTTTGGAATAAAACTTTTAATCAATAATTAACGTGTTTTCGATATAATTTTTAACACAGAGATTTTAAGTTTTGGATCTAACAAAATGGTTGTTTTAATAAGATACAGACTTGCCATAATAATGTTTATTGATATTGAGAAGCACTGCTTGTCCCGATGAAATCGGGAGAGAACGCTGAGGTTTGTTGATTCTGCATAAATGCAAAATCGACAATGCACTTTAAACCCTCATTTTTCAATGTAACTCCTTGTTTCGAACTAACGTTAATTAATAAAAAAACCCCTCTCTAATTAAATCAGAGAGGGGTTTTATGTAAATTATTGAAATTACTCTTTAACTACTTCAATCTCTCCAATTTTTAGCTTCTTAAGAACTGGTACTTGAGTTTTTGCATCACCAGCAATCACATAGTACATCTTATCGGGGTTAAGATATTTCTGGGCTAGCGCTTTTAGCTTATCATTTGTCATGCCAGTTATTATCTCCTCCTCCTGCTTTACATAATCCTTTGGTTTATTATAGGAGCTTATATCCTGTAACATGCCAATTAATGACCATAAGGTTTCAAAGCGAAGGGCATTCGATTTTAGAAGAGCATTCTTTGTAAATTGAAGCTCTTCATCGGTAATACCATCACGATATTTAGTCATAATATCTTTAAAAATATCTACAGACTCAGCAGTTGCAGAAGATCTAACGCTTGCGTTTGCAGTAAATGATCCCGTAAATTCATTCCCATTGAAATAAGTTCTTGCACCATAAGTAAAACCTTTCTCTTCGCGCAATACCATGTTCACTTTTCCGTTGAATGAACCACCCAACTTATAGTTCATAACCTGTAAGGGGTAGTAATCTGGGTTTGTTGCTGATAATGAAAGATTACCAATGTTAATTACGGATTGGAATGCACCTGGAATATCAACAATATAAATCTTTGATTTTTCAAGTTGTGCGGGATACTGGTATTCAGGGAACTTAACATCTTTAGAAAGCCATTTATTCCCAAGATCAGCCAATGCATTCATAACCTGATCCTGTTTAATACTACCAACAATATGGAAATTAGAAATAGAAGGGGTAAAATAGCTATTGTAGTACTCTTTTAAATCGTCTAATGTAATACTGGAAACTGATGATTCAGTTCCAGTTATTGGAATTGAAAGAATATTACCAGATCCATAAATCAACTTATCAAACTCAAATGCTGCAAGGAAATTTGGATTCGCTTTATTCCTTTTTATCCTATTTAAAATATTGATTTTTGCTAAATTGAATTCCACAGAATCCCAACGTGGTTCAAGAAGCATTTCTTGAACAATAGCCAATGTCTTCTCAAAGTTTCTTGAAAGAGTATTAACATTAATGGATATATTAGTATAATCAACACTAACCCAAATGCTAGCTCCAAGCATTTTAATCTCTTCCTCCAGCTGCTCTGGTGTTTTATTTTTTGTGCCCTGATTAATAACTTTTGTCAATACGTAGGCTAAGCCTGATTTTTCGAGTTTATCGAGATAGTGGCCTCCATTAACAACGATATTAAATTGTACCAAAGGAAGTTCGTTCTGTTCAATCCCATAAACCTTCATCCCATTTGCAAGTTTACCATCCCAAATAGTTGGAATATTGAGTTTTGGATCCTCACCAAAAGCGGGACTTACAGAACGATCGAAGCTAGTTTTGGTTTTTTCTATTTTCTCTTCGGTAGTATCAGCAACTTTTACTTCAGTTGCATTTGTGATATCCTCTTCAACAACGCTGGCTTTTATCGAACCTTCAACGGCTAACTCAGGTTGTCCTTTAGGAACAAAACTTGTTTCAACAAAAGGTTTTCCTTTTATATAAGTGTTGTAAACCCTAATTATATCATCCTTTGAAACAGATTTAAGGTTTTTTAAATCGGCTTTATAGAATGAAGGATCACTCGTATATTCATTATAAATTGCTAATTTGAATGATTTCTCAAGTACACTCGAAATTTCGTTGTAGAAATCGGTCTCAAGGCTTGCTTTTACCCTTTCAATATCATTATCCGTAATTCCATCCTTTTCAAACATTTCGAATGATTCAAAAACAGCTTTTTCAACATCTCCTAGCTTGATGTTTGGGAATGCGGTAATTGCAACCTGAAATTCACCCGCGAGTTCCTGACTAGTGTTATAAGTTGGGGTTGATGAAGCGAACTGTTTTTCCTTAACTATAATCTTATACATTGGTGATTTTTTTCCCTCAGAGAGAAGCTGTGCAAGGTATTGTAGGGCATAAGAATCCTTATTATACTGAGGAACTGTTGGCCAAACCATTGTTAGCTGAGATGCTTTAGCAAAATTATCCTCATGGAACAATTTCTTAGTTTCAGCTAACGTTACTGGCATAGGTTTAGGGCTCTCTAAATCATTCCCCTTAGGTATTTCACCAAAATACTTATCTATTAATTTTTTGGCCTCTACAACATCAAAATCACCCGCTAATACTATTGTAGCATTATTCGGTATGTAAAATTTATTATGAAATTCTTTAACATCCTCAACAGTAGCATTAAATAGATCCTGCATTTCGCCTATCACCTGCCAATTATAGGGATGTCCTTCGGGGTAAAGGGTTTTACCAATCACCCAACCTGTATGTCCGTATGGTTGATTATCAACCCTCTCTCGCTTTTCGTTTTGAACAACATTTTGCTGATTAACAAATGCCTTTTTGGTAACTGTATTAGTCAAATAGCCCATCCGATCGGATTCGAGCCAAAGAATTGTTTCAAGGGCATTTTTGGGTACTACCTCAAAGTAGGTTGTTCCATCATTTCCAGTACCACCGTTCAATTCACCACCTGCGTTTTGTATTATTTTGAAAAACTGGTCTTCGGGCACATTTTCCGATTGCTGAAACATCATGTGCTCAAAAAGATGTGCAAATCCGGTATGACCCATTTTTTCACGATTCGATCCAACATGGTATTGCACAGCAAATGCTACAATTGGATCCGATTTATCGGTATGAAGGATTACATCAAGACCATTCGGTAAAGTGTATTTTTCATACTCTATTTTTAGATCCTGTTTTTTATCGTTGGAACAGGACATAACCAGAACAAATACTGCTGGCAGTAATAAGCTAAAATATTTTCTCACTTGAGTAAAATTAAATTAAACAATTAACAAATTGCAAGTTACAAATCAAAGAGTATAGTTACTAATATTAATATTATGGATCACCTAAAAAAAATAGAATTTTTGAGTTCATAAACTCATTTCAATACTTTTTCAGTTAGTCTACAAAAATGGATGTTTCATCCAATTTAATTCAAAATATTTAATAAAGTTATTACAAAGAAATTTATTTTCATAGAAAACTGATATTTTTGAGAATTAAAAATAATAATTGTTTCATTATCAAATAAAAAATTGGAATTGAAGTTAATTCGCTTTTTAACTCAAAACCAATAATTGAAATGCGCCTTTAAATATAATAAAAATGTCTGTTCCATATAATAAAACATTTGAACAAGTTGTAAAATCGAAAAGATCATTACCAAATTTTTCAAATGAAATTCCACCTATCGATTTATTAAATGAAATAGTTAAATCCTGTATTCATGCACCATATGCTGGAGCCTTAGGAATGCCACTTAATGAGGTAAGAAAGATTTATATCTTCAAGCAAGGAACTGAATCAATGACAATTGCAAGAGATATTCTGCTTTCAGAAATAAAGAAAAATTCTAGAAAAATTTATGCTATTTTAAAATTTTTACCATTTCTTAGAAAGAAGGCAAAACCTTTTGCATATAGACTTAGAGTGTTTTCACCAAAAGGAATCCCTTTACTTTTTGAAGCACCATTTTTTATTGTTATTGCAGAAAAAAAGGGATTTCCTATGGTTAACGAAGAATCATTAACTCATGCTTTGCAAAACATGTGGTTAACTGCTACTAATCTTGGGTTAGAATTTCAGCTTATTACAGCAATTCCGCACATGGCAAACAATAAACAATTTCTTAAACTTCTGAAGTTAAAGAAAGGCGATTATGCTTTAGACGGTTGCGTAGTTGGTTACCCGTATAACCATGCGAAAGAAAGTAAGGATTATGAATTTGAAAAATTCGTAACTTGGGTCGAATAAATATCTTCATCAAAATGTTGTTACATAAGAGATATAACAGACGGGTTAACCCGTCTGTTAATATATCAGTTGCTGATTTCCTATCTTTCATTTGATATTATAATCGATATAAAATTTCACTTGAAATTAAACGCAAGGCAAAAAAATTACTCTAATTTACCAAACTAGCAACTTGTAACCAGTAACTAGCAACTTAGTTTGATTATTACAATTACACTAGTTATGAATTAGCATCCGATTCAGTATAAACTTGTAAAAATTATGAAGAAAATCTCATTGTATTTTATTCTATTAGGTACTTTCCTATGTTTTGGTCAGCAAAAACTTTTTGCACAAATTGAATACAATCAGCAGTGGCCAAGTTTCCGAGGCCCTTGGGCATGTGGGTATATTGAAAATGCTAAAACACCAACTACATGGAGTGTTGATAGTTCAAAGAATATCAAGTGGAAGACCCCAATCCCTGGATTAGGTCACTCCTGCCCTACCATTTGGGATAATTACATCTTTATAACTACGGCAAGTAGCGAAAAGCAGAATGAGTCGCTTAAAGTTGGACTCTATGGCGATATTGATATGGCAGATGATAACGGTGTTCTGGAGTTTAAGGTTTACTGCCTCGATAAAAATACTGGATCGATTATCTGGGAAAGGATTACCCATAAAGGCATTCCAAAATCGAAGCGACATACAAAATCATCTCAGGCTAACTGTACACCTTCAACAGATGGAAAGCATCTGGTTGTGCTATTCGGCTCCGAGGGGTTATACTGCTACGATTTGAAAGGTAATTTGCTATGGCAAAAAGACCTTGGGATAATGAATCCAGGTCCAGGTGAACCGGGTGTTGAGTGGGGACAAGCAAGCTCACCGATTATCTTTAAAAACTACGTTATTATTCAATGTGATAAAAATGTTGATTCGTACCTCACTGCATTCAATGTTGAGAATGGAAAAGAGATTTGGCGTACCACACGCGATGAGGTCTCAACATGGGGAACACCTACCATATATACAAAGGATGGTAAATCGCAGGTAATCGTTAACGGCTACAAGTACATGGGTGGGTATGAGCTGGAAACAGGAAAAGAGATTTGGAAGATGAGTGGCGGTGGCGATGTCCCTTCTACAACCCCCGTTGTTGCTCACGATCTTATTTTCATTTGCAATGCCCATGGGAAATTCTCCCCTATTTATGCCGTTAAACCTGATGCTACTGGCGATATTACACTTGCACCAGATAGCACCAAAAACAGCTACATTGTATGGAGCATAAAACGAGGCGGTGCATATATGGTTAGCCCTTTGATTTATGGCGATTACCTATACAATCTCCGCAACAATGGCGAACTTACCTGCTTTAATGCAAAAACTGGCGAGCTAAAATATAAAGAGAATCTAAAAGATGCCTTTACCGCATCGGGCATTGCGGCTGATGGCAAAATATACTACTCATCGGAGAATGGATCTATCTATGTTATTAAAGCAGGAGTAGAATTTAAGCTGCTAGCAAAAAATGAGATGAAAGATGTATGCATGGCAAGTCCCGCAATATCTGGAAACGCTTTATTTTTTAGAACGCAACACTATTTGATAGCAATAGAGTGATGAATATCATAATAATAGGACATTTATTTATGGCGATAAACTTTATTTTTACAACGTGTCAAAAATCTAATTCATTAACTTGTATACTTTAAATCTATGAAACACTTTAAAAGCATCATTCTTGTAAGTATTGCCTATGCAATTGGAACTATTTCATGTTCTGTTGATCAATCTAAAAAGCAACATCCGATTTATGACAGAACTCAAATTGTAACCCAAGCCGATTCGGCACTAAATCTTCTAATTGCGGGTAATAATCGCTTTGTATCAGATTCAGCATTTGATGATAATATTGGTAAAACTAAGCGAGAATTATTAAAGAGTAAAGGTCAAAAACCTTTTGCAGTAATTGTTACTTGCTCCGACTCGCGGGTCGCTCCCGAGCTTCTATTCGATCAAGGTTTAGGCGATTTATTTGTAATTCGTGTTGCTGGTAATGTTTTAGATTCTGTGGGAATAGGTAGCATTCAGTATGCAGTTGAGCATCTTCATGTTCCTTTAGTTGTAATTCTTGGACATGAAAGTTGCGGAGCTGTTGCCGCAGCAGTTAAAGGGGGTGAACTACCCGGTTCATTGCCAGCAATAGGGAAAAGAATTGAACCAAGTATTGAGATAGTTAAAGGTACAGGCGCAAAAGATGATATAACCGATAAGGTTATCGATCAAAATGTTCTTGAAAACGTTTCAATTCTTGAGAAGGACAAATTAATTGAGGAGCTTATAAAAACATCCAAGGTTAAAGTTATAGGTGCCAAATATCACCTTGAAACTGGGCTTGTGACCTATTTCTAAGAACATCCTTAAATCAAACAAAAGAGGCTGCTAATTAGCAGTCTTTTTTGTTTAGAAGTGGTTTAACCGTAAAATTATAATATTCCCTAGGACTCAGTATTATTTTATATAGATGGAATAAATTGTTTTGATTGCATGTATAAACTCAGTACACATACATATACCCCCTATCGCAAATTGCGATAGTATACTTGGTTGTGGTTTAGGGTTTGATACTTCCTTCTTTGAAGGGTATTAGCCTTATCAAGCGGGGTGTTATGAATTCAAACTTTTTAATTCTATTTATCGTCAATAAATAGTTCCGTAGGAACGAAATATTTGTAGAAAATAGATAATGTATAATTCTAAGCTTCGTAGGAGCGACATATGCGTTGATTTATATGTCGCTCCTACGGAGCTTAAATACATAATGTGGTTCTTTTCTACCAATATTACGCAACTACGTTGCTATAAAAGGACGAACATTTTTTTTGAATAGGCTATCATTTTTTAACACTCCACCCGGCAGAGTTTCCCAATGCGCATGACCTTTCAGAGTCTAAAAGACCTGAAAGAGCCTGGTAAGGATAAAAGTGTATGGAAGTACCAGCCAAACGCCAGCAGGTTCTTCGAACTCTACTGGGTTTTCCAAGGTGCAAGACCTTCCAGAGTCGATAGACCTGAAAGCGTCTCAACTAAAACACAAAGGCCGCAAAGTAAAAATACTTTGCGGCCTTTGCGTTTCCTCCTTAGCGTTCTTTGTGTGAAACCCTCTCTACCCGTAAATCTCCCTCTTTGCAGCTTTTAGGGTATTCTTCAGTAACGATATTATTGTTAAAAGCCCTACACCACCAGGAACGGGTGTGATGTAGCTGCACTTGGGTGCAACCTCATCGAACTTAACATCGCCTAGTAGCTTCCAGCCGCTCTTGGTTTTATCGGATTTAAAGCGGTTGATACCAACATCAATAACAACGGCTCCTTCCTTAACCATATCGGCTGTAACGTATTCGGCTTGCCCAAGGGCAACTATAAGGATATCGGCTGTTCGGGTAATTTCGGGGATATTCTTTGTGCGGCTATGGCAAACGGTTACTGTGCAATCGCCCGGATAACCTTTTAATGATAGTAGGTTTGATATAGGACGACCAACAATATTGCTCCTGCCCAGCACTACGCAATGTTTTCCGGATGTTTCAATTTTATATCTACGCAGTAATTCAACTATACCATCGGGTGTAGCGGAGATGTATGCTGGCATTCCAATGGTCATTCTTCCAACATTCAAGGGATGAAAGCCATCAACATCTTTTTTAGGATCAATGGCTTCGGTTACCTTTTGCTCGGAGATATGCTTTGGTAATGGCATTTGAACAATAAAGCCATCGATTTCAGGGT
Encoded proteins:
- a CDS encoding bifunctional 5,10-methylene-tetrahydrofolate dehydrogenase/5,10-methylene-tetrahydrofolate cyclohydrolase (catalyzes the formation of 5,10-methenyltetrahydrofolate from 5,10-methylenetetrahydrofolate and subsequent formation of 10-formyltetrahydrofolate from 5,10-methenyltetrahydrofolate) → MILLDGKVISEQMKAEISQEVENIKKQGGKVPHLAAILVGHDGGSETYVGNKEKSCNQVGFRSTVLRFEDTITEAQLLEEINKLNNNPEIDGFIVQMPLPKHISEQKVTEAIDPKKDVDGFHPLNVGRMTIGMPAYISATPDGIVELLRRYKIETSGKHCVVLGRSNIVGRPISNLLSLKGYPGDCTVTVCHSRTKNIPEITRTADILIVALGQAEYVTADMVKEGAVVIDVGINRFKSDKTKSGWKLLGDVKFDEVAPKCSYITPVPGGVGLLTIISLLKNTLKAAKREIYG